GCTGCACCGTCCTTGTCGAGGTCGGTGACCAGCACCGCGGCGCCTGCGGCGGCGAGCGCTTCGGACACCGCCGAGCCGATGCCGCCCGCGGCACCGGTGACCAGTGCCGAGCGGCCGGTCAGGTCGAAGTAGTTCCTCACTCAGTAGCTCCTTGGCATTCCCAGCACGTGTTCCCCGAGGAAGTTCAATACCATTTCCTGGCTCACCGGCGCGATCTTCATCAACCGCGCTTCGCGGAAATAGCGGGCGACGGCGTACTCCTCGGAGTAGCCCATGCCGCCGTGCAGTTGCAGGGCGCGGTCGGCGGCGGCGAATCCCGCGTCGGCGCAGAGATACTTGGCGGTGTTGGCCTCGCGCCCACAGGGTTTGCCGTTGTCGTAGAGCCAGGTCGCCTTGCGCAGTACGAGTTCGGCGGCGTCCAGCCGGGCCAACGCGTCGGCCAGCGGGAACTGCAGCCCCTGGTTCATGCCGATCGGCCGGTTGAACACGACACGTTCGTTGCCGTACTTGACCGCCTTGTCCAGCGCGACCCGTCCGATGCCCAGCGCCTCGGCCGCGATGAGCATGCGTTCGGGGTTGAGCCCGTCGAGGATGTAGGTGAAGCCCTTGCCCTCCTCGCCGACACGGTCCTCCACCGGCACCATCAGGTCGTCGATGAACAGCTCGTTGGAGTCGACCGCGTTGCGGCCCATCTTCTTGATCGGCCGGATCTCGACCCGGTCCCGGTCCAGGTCGGTCAGGAACAGCGTCATCCCGTCGGTCTTCTTCTTCACCGCCTCGTAGGGGGTGGTGCGGGTCAGCAGCAGGATCTTCTCCGACTCCAGCGCCTTGGAGATCCAGACCTTGCGACCGGAGACGCGGTAGTAGTCGCCCTCGCGCTTGGCGAAGGTGGTGATCCGGGAGGTGTCGAGGCCGGCGGTGGGTTCGGTGACGCCGAAGCAGACATGCAGGTCGCCGTTGACGATCCGGGGCAGGGTGCGGGCCTTGAGCTCCTCGGAACCGTGTTTGACGACGGGCTGCATGCCGAATATGGACAGGTGGATGGCGCTGGCGCCGTTCATCGCCGCGCCGGATCGCGCGACCTCCTCCAGCAGCAGCGTGGCCTCGGTGATGCCCAGCCCGTGGCCCCCGTACTCCTCCGGGATGGTCATCCCGAGCCACCCGCCCTTGGCGATGGCGTCGTAGAACTCGTACGGGAATTCGTGCTTCTGGTCCTTCTCCATCCAGTAGTGGTCGTCGAACTTGCTGACCAGTTCGCGCACCGACTTGCGAATCAGTTCCTGATCCTCGGTCAGCTCGAAATTCATCCCGTTCGCCACCGCTGTCTCCTCATCGTTGTCACCACAGCAGAGTGCGCCGATGCATTAGCGCTACCCG
The window above is part of the Mycolicibacterium hassiacum DSM 44199 genome. Proteins encoded here:
- a CDS encoding acyl-CoA dehydrogenase family protein, whose amino-acid sequence is MNFELTEDQELIRKSVRELVSKFDDHYWMEKDQKHEFPYEFYDAIAKGGWLGMTIPEEYGGHGLGITEATLLLEEVARSGAAMNGASAIHLSIFGMQPVVKHGSEELKARTLPRIVNGDLHVCFGVTEPTAGLDTSRITTFAKREGDYYRVSGRKVWISKALESEKILLLTRTTPYEAVKKKTDGMTLFLTDLDRDRVEIRPIKKMGRNAVDSNELFIDDLMVPVEDRVGEEGKGFTYILDGLNPERMLIAAEALGIGRVALDKAVKYGNERVVFNRPIGMNQGLQFPLADALARLDAAELVLRKATWLYDNGKPCGREANTAKYLCADAGFAAADRALQLHGGMGYSEEYAVARYFREARLMKIAPVSQEMVLNFLGEHVLGMPRSY